Proteins from a genomic interval of Oreochromis aureus strain Israel breed Guangdong linkage group 6, ZZ_aureus, whole genome shotgun sequence:
- the LOC116327566 gene encoding protein GPR108 isoform X2, translating into MAVAHRACFVAGFLFILLLPGCEARIHKLTLKNETRHTIDLNNFGFYANGTLDVHLHSLRVPETLVDYSKSPVGFSLSRSRVNGVLSYTAEESETCPLTLIKSTDDEPLILFLIDIKKQSVNVTAMGKQDNILMAKEKVEADKGQKKVKRASGEQSKNPDKPTVLPKQAEKRSDDKKSEQIAQNPKAEAVNVPGTFNLSSRNQLTLDLGEIHGTYNFSFRMVFGSEAEGLYSLKFHYCQNREPGIDRAYSFAVEVTEKNPDGYLSAAEIPLSRLYLYMAGVFFTAALVWVYNLMKHSYSVFKIHWLMAALAFTKSTSLVFHSINYYFINTEGHPIEGWAVMYYITHLLKGALLFITLALIGTGWAFVKYTLSDKEKKIFMIVIPLQVLANVAYIIIESTEEGSSKYYVWKEILFLVDLICCGAILFPVVWSIRHLQEASSTNGNDAMYLEKLKLFRHYYVMIVCYIYFTRIIAILLKITMPFRWQWCYEFLVEVSTLLFFVLTGYKFRPASNNPYLQLPQDKDDVENDEVVTESGALEGISKVKKTSNGRERQKESTL; encoded by the exons ATGGCGGTGGCGCACAGAGCCTGCTTTGTGGCTGGATTTTTATTCATATTACTTCTGCCTGGGTGCGAAGCAAGAATACACAAGCTTACATTGAAG AATGAAACTCGCCACACCATCGACCTCAACAACTTTGGCTTCTACGCCAACGGAACTCTGGATGTCCACCTGCATTCACTGCGAGTCCCGGAAACTCTAGTGGACTACAGCAAGTCCCCA GTTGGGTTCAGCCTGTCCAGATCGCGTGTTAATGGAGTCTTGTCCTACACA GCAGAGGAGTCGGAGACATGTCCGCTCACTCTTATAAAGTCGACCGATGATGAGCCTCTCATTCTTTTTCTCATTGATATCAAGAAACAAAG cgTCAATGTGACTGCTATGGGTAAACAAGACAACATACTGATGGCGAAGGAAAAGGTTGAAGCAGATAAAG GTCAGAAGAAAGTCAAACGTGCATCAGGAGAACAATCAAAAAATCCGGATAAGCCAACGGTGCTCCCGAAACAAGCGGAAAAACGGAGCGATGACAAGAAATCAGAGCAGATTGCGCAGAACCCAAAAGCTGAAGCCGTTAACGTGCCAGGGACATTCAAT CTGAGCAGTCGCAACCAGCTGACTTTAGATTTAGGGGAAATCCACGGCACCTACAACTTCAGT TTCCGCATGGTGTTTGGCTCAGAGGCCGAGGGCCTGTACAGCTTGAAGTTCCACTACTGCCAAAACAGGGAGCCGGGAATCGACAGGGCCTACTCATTTGCA GTGGAAGTGACAGAGAAGAATCCTGATGGCTACCTCTCTGCAGCGGAAATCCCTCTGTCTCGCCTTTACCTTTATATGGCTGGAGTTTTCTTCACTGCTGCTCTGGTTTGGGTGTACAATCTCATGAAGCACAG ttacagtgtgttCAAGATCCACTGGCTGATGGCAGCGCTAGCTTTCACAAAGTCCACGTCACTGGTTTTCCACAGT ATCAACTATTACTTCATCAACACTGAGGGGCATCCTATTGAGGGCTGGGCCGTCATGTATTATATAACACACCT GCTAAAGGGGGCGCTCCTGTTCATCACACTGGCGCTGATTGGTACCGGCTGGGCTTTCGTGAAATACACCCTGTCCGACAAGGAGAAGAAGATCTTCATGATCGTCATTCCTCTGCAG GTCCTGGCTAACGTCGCCTACATCATCATTGAGTCTACAGAGGAGGGCTCCAGCAAGTACTACGTGTGGAAGGAGATCCTCTTTCTGGTGGACCTTATCTGCTGTGGAGCCATCCTTTTCCCTGTTGTGTG GTCAATCCGTCACCTACAAGAGGCTTCAAGCACCAATGGCAATG ATGCCATGTATTTGGAGAAGCTCAAGCTCTTCCGCCATTATTATGTGATG aTCGTGTGTTACATCTACTTTACAAGGATCATAGCCATTCTGCTCAAGATCACTATGCCTTTCCGGTGGCAGTGGTGCTATGAG tttctGGTGGAGGTGTCGACTCTCCTCTTCTTTGTGTTGACGGGCTATAAGTTTCGCCCAGCATCCAATAACCCCTACCTCCAGCTTCCCCAGGATAAGGACGACGTCGAGAATGATGAAGT AGTGACTGAGTCAGGCGCACTCGAGGGTATTTCCAAAGTCAAGAAGACGTCCAACGGACGCGAGCGCCAGAAAGAGTCCACCTTGTGA
- the LOC116327566 gene encoding protein GPR108 isoform X1, giving the protein MGLDRPHTSKTTRQRRKASTGLEPTREKESGETQTDVEKICRERSEGRWNDVDPAEESSPEQSPLAWCCCGPMLPQESTGKLIFEQGWVGFSLSRSRVNGVLSYTAEESETCPLTLIKSTDDEPLILFLIDIKKQSVNVTAMGKQDNILMAKEKVEADKGQKKVKRASGEQSKNPDKPTVLPKQAEKRSDDKKSEQIAQNPKAEAVNVPGTFNLSSRNQLTLDLGEIHGTYNFSFRMVFGSEAEGLYSLKFHYCQNREPGIDRAYSFAVEVTEKNPDGYLSAAEIPLSRLYLYMAGVFFTAALVWVYNLMKHSYSVFKIHWLMAALAFTKSTSLVFHSINYYFINTEGHPIEGWAVMYYITHLLKGALLFITLALIGTGWAFVKYTLSDKEKKIFMIVIPLQVLANVAYIIIESTEEGSSKYYVWKEILFLVDLICCGAILFPVVWSIRHLQEASSTNGNDAMYLEKLKLFRHYYVMIVCYIYFTRIIAILLKITMPFRWQWCYEFLVEVSTLLFFVLTGYKFRPASNNPYLQLPQDKDDVENDEVVTESGALEGISKVKKTSNGRERQKESTL; this is encoded by the exons ATGGGGCTGGATAGGCCACACACTTCGAAAACCACTCGACAACGTCGCAAGGCAAGCACTGGACTGGAACCCACAAGGGAAAAGGAAAGTGGGGAGACCCAAACAGACGTGGAGAAGATCTGTCGAGAGCGAAGTGAAGGCCGCTGGAATGACGTGGACCCAGCTGAAGAGAGCAGCCCAGAACAGAGTCCGTTGGCGTGGTGTTGTTGCGGACCTATGCTCCCCCAGGAGTCAACAGGAAAATTGATTTTTGAACAAGGATGG GTTGGGTTCAGCCTGTCCAGATCGCGTGTTAATGGAGTCTTGTCCTACACA GCAGAGGAGTCGGAGACATGTCCGCTCACTCTTATAAAGTCGACCGATGATGAGCCTCTCATTCTTTTTCTCATTGATATCAAGAAACAAAG cgTCAATGTGACTGCTATGGGTAAACAAGACAACATACTGATGGCGAAGGAAAAGGTTGAAGCAGATAAAG GTCAGAAGAAAGTCAAACGTGCATCAGGAGAACAATCAAAAAATCCGGATAAGCCAACGGTGCTCCCGAAACAAGCGGAAAAACGGAGCGATGACAAGAAATCAGAGCAGATTGCGCAGAACCCAAAAGCTGAAGCCGTTAACGTGCCAGGGACATTCAAT CTGAGCAGTCGCAACCAGCTGACTTTAGATTTAGGGGAAATCCACGGCACCTACAACTTCAGT TTCCGCATGGTGTTTGGCTCAGAGGCCGAGGGCCTGTACAGCTTGAAGTTCCACTACTGCCAAAACAGGGAGCCGGGAATCGACAGGGCCTACTCATTTGCA GTGGAAGTGACAGAGAAGAATCCTGATGGCTACCTCTCTGCAGCGGAAATCCCTCTGTCTCGCCTTTACCTTTATATGGCTGGAGTTTTCTTCACTGCTGCTCTGGTTTGGGTGTACAATCTCATGAAGCACAG ttacagtgtgttCAAGATCCACTGGCTGATGGCAGCGCTAGCTTTCACAAAGTCCACGTCACTGGTTTTCCACAGT ATCAACTATTACTTCATCAACACTGAGGGGCATCCTATTGAGGGCTGGGCCGTCATGTATTATATAACACACCT GCTAAAGGGGGCGCTCCTGTTCATCACACTGGCGCTGATTGGTACCGGCTGGGCTTTCGTGAAATACACCCTGTCCGACAAGGAGAAGAAGATCTTCATGATCGTCATTCCTCTGCAG GTCCTGGCTAACGTCGCCTACATCATCATTGAGTCTACAGAGGAGGGCTCCAGCAAGTACTACGTGTGGAAGGAGATCCTCTTTCTGGTGGACCTTATCTGCTGTGGAGCCATCCTTTTCCCTGTTGTGTG GTCAATCCGTCACCTACAAGAGGCTTCAAGCACCAATGGCAATG ATGCCATGTATTTGGAGAAGCTCAAGCTCTTCCGCCATTATTATGTGATG aTCGTGTGTTACATCTACTTTACAAGGATCATAGCCATTCTGCTCAAGATCACTATGCCTTTCCGGTGGCAGTGGTGCTATGAG tttctGGTGGAGGTGTCGACTCTCCTCTTCTTTGTGTTGACGGGCTATAAGTTTCGCCCAGCATCCAATAACCCCTACCTCCAGCTTCCCCAGGATAAGGACGACGTCGAGAATGATGAAGT AGTGACTGAGTCAGGCGCACTCGAGGGTATTTCCAAAGTCAAGAAGACGTCCAACGGACGCGAGCGCCAGAAAGAGTCCACCTTGTGA